The Hordeum vulgare subsp. vulgare chromosome 4H, MorexV3_pseudomolecules_assembly, whole genome shotgun sequence genomic interval CAATATACTAAATCGAGCTGCAAAATTTTTTTTGTGTCGTGAAACTTATCCGCTGATTTCTTAAGCAGCGCAAGAACCTCCTCCCAGTTGTTCACACATGAATGAATCTTCCTTTCAATTCTTACTTGTATACTAAATCGATTATGAGGGAGACAGTTGAATAGAAAAGACAAGAAAAGGAGAAGATCGACCGACGCCCAACCAAAAACAGGAATCTCGCAAAGAATGACGGACATGCCGTAATGATTGAAGAGGCATCAATCACCAGCAGCGCAATTTGCTCTGCCTTACGGCTCACGCTTGCACCTAGCCAAATGCTCTTCCCACTAATAACGTCTCTTAACAAAAGCTCTTCTAATCTAAACAAAAATACCCTGCAAAGAAAAAAAACCTAAACAAAAAATGATCTTTTTAAAAAAGAGCAGCCTGTCATCTCATTCTCATCTGCAAGAGATACGAAACTGGCGCACAAGCTAAAACAATAAGCAAATTACTCACATTTTTTACACTCAAGGTCTGCCCCGCAGTTCCGGTGGCGGCGTGGAGTTCATCATGGCCGCGCCACCGCCGGCGAAGTGGCCCCCTTTTTGCTCGACTCGGGATCGTCCCTTCCCCTCCGCGTGGACCCGTCCCCCCTCTTCCGCACCGACCCGTTGGCTCCCCCTCGAGCCCACGACATCGTGCTCGCGAGGAACGTCTGCCACCGCCGCCCGCCGCAGGCATTGCCGAAGCTGCCTCCCCCGCCCACGGGTCGGCCTCCGCGCACGCTCCCCTCGGGGCTCGCTCCGGCGAGGTCGATCAGGCTGGTGGCGTGGCGCAGGCGGCGCGACCTGAGCACCTGCTCCCTCACGTGGTGCGGCAGCCGCAACGTGAACCTCTCGTGGTCGCTCCGCTCGGCGGGCGCCGCCGACGCCGCGAAGAGTGAGTGCCCCATCGAGTGTGACCTCGGCAGCCTCGCCGCCCGCCGCTCGCTGCGCAACATCTCCAGCTCCATCGCCTCCTCCTTCCTGTCGTCCTCGTCGCTCTCCTCCTCTTCCCGCACCGGTATCGCCATGGCGTGCGGCGGCGACGAAGGCGAGGGCTGACGCCGCGCCACCTGCTCCGGCGATGGGGGCAccacggcgggcggcggcggaggcggtggcTTCTCGAGGTTGGCCCGACAGAGCGGGCACTTGATCCGCGCCTCCAGCCAGGGGTCGATGCACTCCGGGTGGAAGGCGTGCGAGCAGTGCGGCAGcagacggaggaggaggtggagcacggtTTTTTTTGCGGGGAGGTGCAACAGTTGGATCTATTTTTGTTT includes:
- the LOC123450334 gene encoding E3 ubiquitin-protein ligase ATL6-like — translated: MHHDGIQLLHLPAKKTVLHLLLRLLPHCSHAFHPECIDPWLEARIKCPLCRANLEKPPPPPPPAVVPPSPEQVARRQPSPSSPPHAMAIPVREEEESDEDDRKEEAMELEMLRSERRAARLPRSHSMGHSLFAASAAPAERSDHERFTLRLPHHVREQVLRSRRLRHATSLIDLAGASPEGSVRGGRPVGGGGSFGNACGGRRWQTFLASTMSWARGGANGSVRKRGDGSTRRGRDDPESSKKGATSPAVARP